A window of the Pseudomonas gozinkensis genome harbors these coding sequences:
- a CDS encoding zinc ribbon domain-containing protein YjdM has protein sequence MSTLPPCPKCNSEYTYEDGTQLVCPECAHEWTAGGEAEVASDDAVKKDSVGNVLQDGDTITVIKDLKVKGTSLVVKVGTKVKNIRLCDGDHDIDCKIDGIGPMKLKSEFVRKV, from the coding sequence GTGAGCACGTTGCCACCCTGCCCGAAATGCAATTCCGAATACACCTACGAAGACGGCACCCAACTGGTGTGCCCGGAGTGCGCCCACGAGTGGACTGCCGGCGGTGAAGCCGAAGTGGCGTCCGATGACGCAGTGAAGAAAGATTCGGTCGGTAACGTCCTGCAGGACGGCGACACCATCACCGTGATCAAGGACCTGAAGGTCAAGGGAACCTCGCTGGTGGTCAAGGTCGGCACCAAGGTCAAGAACATCCGCCTCTGCGATGGCGATCACGACATCGACTGCAAGATCGACGGCATCGGCCCGATGAAACTCAAATCCGAGTTCGTCAGAAAAGTCTGA
- a CDS encoding FKBP-type peptidyl-prolyl cis-trans isomerase — MSEVNLSTDETRVSYGIGRQLGDQLRDNPPPGVSLDAILAGLTDAFAGKESRVSQEAMSASFKVIREIMQAEAAAKAEAAAGEGLAFLAENAKKEGITTLASGLQFEVLTQGEGAKPSREDTVRTHYHGTLIDGTVFDSSYERGQPAEFPVGGVIAGWTEALQLMNAGSKWRLYVPSELAYGAQGVGSIPPHSVLVFDVELLDVL, encoded by the coding sequence ATGTCCGAAGTAAATCTGTCCACCGACGAAACCCGCGTCAGCTACGGCATTGGCCGTCAGCTGGGTGACCAGCTGCGCGACAACCCGCCACCGGGTGTCAGCCTGGACGCCATCCTGGCCGGCCTGACCGACGCATTCGCCGGTAAGGAAAGCCGTGTAAGCCAGGAAGCCATGTCCGCCAGCTTCAAGGTGATCCGCGAGATCATGCAAGCCGAAGCCGCTGCCAAGGCTGAAGCCGCCGCTGGCGAAGGCCTGGCATTCCTGGCTGAAAACGCCAAGAAAGAAGGCATCACTACGCTGGCTTCCGGCCTGCAATTCGAAGTGCTGACTCAAGGTGAAGGCGCCAAGCCATCCCGTGAAGACACCGTGCGTACTCACTACCACGGCACGCTGATCGACGGCACCGTGTTCGACAGCTCCTACGAGCGTGGCCAGCCGGCCGAATTCCCGGTGGGTGGCGTTATCGCTGGCTGGACTGAAGCCCTGCAACTGATGAATGCCGGCAGCAAATGGCGTCTGTACGTGCCGAGCGAACTGGCTTACGGCGCTCAAGGCGTTGGCAGCATCCCGCCGCACAGCGTTCTGGTGTTCGACGTCGAACTGCTCGACGTTCTGTAA
- a CDS encoding TIGR00645 family protein, with product MERFIENAMYATRWLLAPIYIGLSLGLLALALKFFQEVFHVIPNVFSMAESELILVLLSLIDMALVGGLLVMVMISGYENFVSELNIDEGKEKLSWLGTMDSSSLKMKVAASIVAISSIHLLRIFMDAKNVDPEHLMWYVIIHMTFVISAFAMGYLDKLTKH from the coding sequence ATGGAACGCTTTATCGAAAATGCAATGTACGCCACGCGCTGGCTGCTGGCGCCGATCTACATCGGGCTGTCCCTCGGGCTGCTGGCGCTGGCATTGAAATTCTTCCAGGAAGTGTTTCATGTCATTCCCAACGTTTTCTCCATGGCCGAGTCCGAGCTGATTCTGGTGCTGCTGTCGCTGATCGACATGGCGCTGGTCGGCGGCTTGCTGGTGATGGTGATGATTTCCGGCTACGAAAACTTCGTGTCCGAGCTGAACATCGATGAAGGCAAAGAGAAGCTCAGCTGGCTGGGCACCATGGACTCCTCGTCGCTGAAGATGAAGGTGGCGGCGTCGATCGTGGCGATCTCCTCGATCCACCTGCTGCGGATCTTCATGGACGCCAAGAACGTCGATCCCGAGCACCTGATGTGGTACGTGATCATCCACATGACTTTCGTGATTTCGGCGTTTGCCATGGGTTATCTGGACAAGCTCACCAAGCACTGA
- a CDS encoding DUF6482 family protein: protein MNLQELNAFAVARKVDELNLISMEGGIYLLEARMHGAAYPLSDPQGKMLTLRSVEHARDVLHNFPVLPFNLVHTSVHDEMCGLGASGEESLKVPLAWRSAL, encoded by the coding sequence ATGAACCTGCAAGAGTTGAATGCGTTTGCCGTCGCCAGAAAGGTCGACGAACTGAACCTGATCTCCATGGAAGGCGGGATCTATCTGCTTGAAGCCCGGATGCATGGTGCGGCGTACCCGCTGAGTGATCCGCAGGGGAAAATGCTGACGCTGCGTTCGGTCGAGCATGCCCGGGATGTGCTGCATAACTTTCCAGTGCTGCCGTTCAACCTGGTGCACACCTCGGTGCACGATGAAATGTGCGGTCTTGGCGCCAGTGGTGAAGAAAGCCTGAAGGTGCCACTGGCCTGGCGATCCGCACTGTAG
- a CDS encoding DUF4105 domain-containing protein, with the protein MLKRLAWLALCVCAPLSAAPHVDPQRLQQLANDRFWISLGHYETAKLGGWRSYVSDKKFFLAPDGNEHPDHELAATVQALYAPASLGEQHAQCVYPARTRWLKDQLNLTDLPTPDCAEFKKWFKDVSPHSAVMIFPAAYLNSPSSMFGHTLLRIDQADVQSDKTSLLSYAINFGAYIEGSDNSILYAWKGLMGGYPGLFALVPYQEKLSEYRSLENRDLWEYRLNLTQAETARMVEHVWELKQIQFDYFFFDENCSYRLLELLQVARPSLRLTEQFPLTAIPTDTVKAVKEAGLVEHIEYRPSRERELLSRAEPLSGEEQDWVLKVSADQQQLQDPMFKALPRDRQALIIDAAYRLERYRANGQERDPQRAQRSFELLRAINKNPAPELQIPQPGLPEDGHESRTWQAGLGTRGDRAFGEYGLRMAYHDLNDNAESFPLGAQIEILQMKLRQYEGNHWQFQQLDLATIRSLTPRNALLQPLSWQVTGGLERVPGKHDDETLVSHVNGGGGGTWALGDDVLGFALGTVRVEHNNDFAEFVSPAGGFNTGVLWKNPLGNLSVEAKGDYFFNGEVRRSLSLNQQWELSRNLGLRLSAQREFSHLATPETEVMLEVKWYHY; encoded by the coding sequence ATGCTCAAACGCCTTGCCTGGCTGGCGCTGTGTGTCTGCGCCCCGCTGTCCGCCGCGCCTCACGTCGACCCTCAACGTTTGCAGCAACTGGCCAACGACCGCTTCTGGATTTCCCTCGGTCATTACGAAACCGCCAAGCTCGGTGGCTGGCGCAGCTACGTCAGCGACAAAAAATTCTTTCTTGCCCCCGATGGCAACGAACACCCCGACCATGAACTGGCCGCCACCGTGCAGGCGCTGTACGCCCCCGCCAGTCTCGGTGAGCAACACGCTCAGTGCGTTTATCCGGCACGTACCCGCTGGCTGAAGGATCAACTCAACCTGACCGACCTGCCGACGCCGGACTGCGCCGAATTCAAGAAATGGTTCAAGGATGTCTCGCCCCACAGCGCGGTGATGATTTTCCCGGCGGCCTACCTCAACAGCCCGTCGTCGATGTTCGGCCACACCCTGCTGCGCATCGACCAGGCTGACGTACAGAGCGACAAGACTTCGCTACTCAGTTACGCGATCAACTTCGGCGCGTACATCGAAGGCTCGGACAACAGCATTCTTTACGCCTGGAAAGGCCTGATGGGCGGTTATCCGGGGCTGTTCGCGCTGGTGCCCTATCAGGAAAAACTCTCGGAATACCGCAGCCTGGAAAACCGTGACCTGTGGGAATACCGGCTCAATCTGACGCAAGCCGAAACCGCACGGATGGTCGAGCATGTGTGGGAGTTGAAGCAGATCCAGTTCGACTATTTCTTCTTTGACGAAAACTGCTCCTATCGCCTGCTCGAACTGCTGCAGGTCGCCCGCCCGAGCCTGCGCCTGACCGAGCAATTCCCGCTGACCGCGATCCCCACCGACACCGTCAAAGCGGTGAAGGAAGCCGGGCTGGTCGAGCACATCGAGTATCGCCCTTCCCGCGAGCGTGAACTGCTCAGCCGCGCCGAGCCCCTGAGCGGCGAGGAACAGGACTGGGTGCTGAAGGTCAGCGCCGATCAGCAGCAATTGCAGGATCCGATGTTCAAGGCCCTGCCCCGGGATCGGCAAGCGCTGATCATCGACGCCGCGTATCGGCTGGAGCGCTACCGCGCCAACGGCCAGGAGCGTGATCCACAGCGTGCGCAGCGCAGTTTCGAATTGCTGCGGGCGATCAACAAGAACCCGGCGCCGGAGCTGCAAATTCCTCAGCCAGGCCTGCCCGAGGACGGCCACGAATCGCGTACCTGGCAGGCCGGTCTCGGCACGCGCGGTGACCGCGCGTTCGGTGAGTACGGCTTGCGCATGGCCTATCACGACCTCAACGACAACGCCGAGAGTTTCCCCCTCGGCGCGCAGATCGAAATCCTGCAAATGAAGCTGCGCCAGTACGAAGGCAATCACTGGCAGTTCCAGCAACTGGATCTGGCGACCATCCGCTCGCTGACGCCGCGCAATGCGCTGTTGCAGCCGCTGTCGTGGCAGGTCACCGGTGGTCTTGAACGTGTACCGGGCAAGCACGACGACGAAACGTTGGTCAGCCATGTCAACGGTGGTGGTGGCGGGACCTGGGCGTTGGGTGACGATGTGCTGGGCTTTGCCCTCGGGACGGTGCGCGTTGAACACAACAATGATTTCGCCGAGTTCGTGTCCCCCGCAGGCGGTTTCAATACCGGCGTGCTGTGGAAAAACCCGCTCGGTAATCTCAGTGTCGAGGCCAAAGGCGATTACTTCTTCAATGGCGAAGTGCGCCGTAGCCTGAGCCTGAACCAGCAGTGGGAATTGTCGCGCAACCTCGGCCTGCGCCTGAGCGCCCAGCGTGAGTTCAGCCATCTGGCAACACCGGAGACCGAGGTGATGCTGGAAGTGAAGTGGTATCACTACTGA
- a CDS encoding polyprenyl synthetase family protein: MQPQAFYRAVADDFSAVDGIIKKQLTSRVPLVSKIGDYITSAGGKRLRPLLVLLCGKALGREGDDMRLLAATIEFLHTATLLHDDVVDMSGMRRGRSTANAMWGNAPSVLVGDFLYSRSFEMMVELGSMPVMKILSQATRIIAEGEVLQLSKVRDASTTEETYMEVIRGKTAMLFEASTHSAAALAGASAEQSEALRTFGDHLGVAFQLVDDLLDYKGDAETLGKNVGDDLAEGKPTLPLIYTMREGTPEQAALVRQAIQKGGIEDLESIRIAVEASGSLEYTAQLARDYVARAIKCLDALPASEYRDALVELSEFAVARTH; this comes from the coding sequence ATGCAACCCCAAGCTTTCTACCGCGCGGTGGCGGACGATTTTAGCGCCGTTGACGGCATCATCAAGAAGCAGCTGACCTCCCGAGTGCCGCTGGTATCGAAAATCGGCGATTACATCACGTCGGCCGGCGGCAAACGCCTGCGTCCTTTATTGGTGCTGCTGTGTGGCAAGGCCCTGGGTCGCGAAGGCGACGACATGCGCCTGCTGGCCGCCACCATCGAATTCCTGCACACCGCCACCCTGCTGCATGACGACGTGGTCGACATGTCCGGCATGCGCCGTGGCCGTTCGACCGCCAACGCCATGTGGGGCAACGCCCCGAGCGTACTGGTCGGCGACTTCCTGTACTCGCGCTCGTTCGAGATGATGGTCGAACTGGGCTCGATGCCGGTGATGAAGATCCTGTCCCAGGCCACGCGCATCATCGCCGAAGGCGAAGTGCTGCAGCTGTCCAAGGTTCGCGACGCCAGCACCACCGAAGAAACCTACATGGAAGTCATCCGCGGCAAGACCGCGATGCTGTTCGAGGCTTCGACCCACAGCGCCGCGGCGCTGGCCGGTGCCTCCGCCGAACAGAGCGAAGCCCTGCGCACCTTCGGTGATCACCTGGGCGTGGCGTTCCAGTTGGTTGACGATCTGCTCGACTACAAGGGCGACGCCGAAACCCTGGGCAAGAACGTCGGTGACGATCTGGCCGAAGGCAAGCCGACCCTGCCGCTGATCTACACCATGCGCGAAGGCACTCCGGAGCAAGCGGCACTGGTACGCCAGGCGATCCAGAAAGGCGGGATCGAAGACCTGGAAAGCATCCGCATCGCTGTGGAAGCCTCCGGTTCGCTGGAATACACCGCGCAACTGGCCCGTGATTACGTGGCCCGTGCGATCAAGTGCCTCGACGCGCTGCCGGCCAGCGAATACCGCGATGCACTGGTTGAACTGAGCGAGTTCGCGGTCGCCCGCACGCACTGA
- a CDS encoding Lon protease family protein, protein MPDPVAASLRLAPEALTRPFSAEQFSFTTTNDLEPFRGVLGQERAVEALQFGVAMPRPGYNVFVMGEPGTGRFSFVKRYLKAEGKRLQTPADWVYVNNFDEPREPRALELPSGSAGAFIGDINGLIDNLLSTFPAVFEHPSYQQKKSAIDRAFNQRYDKALDVIERLALEKDVALYRDSSNIAFTPMLEGKALDEAEFAQLPEAERERFHEDISGLEERLNEELASLPQWKRESSNQLRQLNEETITLALQPLLAPLSEKYAENAAVCGYLQAMQVYLLKTVVEQLVDDSKTDAVARKLLEEQYAPSLVVGHPASGGAPVVFEPHPTYENLFGRIEYTTDQGALYTTYRQLRPGALHRANGGFLILEAEKMLGEPFVWDALKRALQSRKLKMESPLGEMGRFATVTLNPQHIPLQVKVIIIGARQLYYTLQDLDPDFQEMFRVLVDFDEDIPMVDESLEQFAQLLKTRTSEEGMAPLTADAVARLATYSARLAEHQGRLSARIGDLFQLVSEADFIRHLANDEMTDAGHIERALKAKATRTGRVSARILDDMLAGIILIDTDGAAVGKCNGLTVLEVGDSAFGVPARISATVYPGGSGIVDIEREVNLGQPIHSKGVMILTGYLGSRYAQEFPLAISASIALEQSYGYVDGDSASLGEACTLISALSKTPLKQCFAITGSINQFGEVQAVGGVNEKIEGFFRLCEARGLTGEQGAIIPQANVATLMLDEKVLAAVRAGQFHVYAVRQADEALSLLVGEPAGEPNEEGEFPEGSVNARVVERLRVIAEMISEEDLKEAEKELAQEALAEAKPA, encoded by the coding sequence ATGCCTGATCCTGTTGCTGCCAGCTTGCGTCTAGCGCCCGAAGCGCTGACCCGTCCGTTTTCCGCTGAACAGTTCAGCTTCACTACCACCAATGATCTGGAGCCCTTTCGCGGTGTGCTTGGCCAGGAACGAGCGGTCGAAGCCTTGCAGTTCGGTGTGGCCATGCCACGCCCCGGTTACAACGTATTCGTCATGGGCGAGCCCGGCACCGGCCGTTTCTCGTTCGTCAAACGTTACCTGAAGGCCGAAGGCAAACGCCTGCAGACCCCGGCGGACTGGGTCTACGTCAACAATTTCGATGAGCCGCGCGAACCTCGCGCCCTGGAACTGCCATCGGGTAGCGCCGGAGCATTCATCGGCGACATCAACGGCCTGATCGACAACCTGCTGTCGACCTTTCCTGCGGTGTTCGAACATCCGTCCTACCAGCAGAAGAAGAGCGCCATCGACCGCGCCTTCAATCAGCGCTACGACAAGGCGCTGGACGTCATCGAACGTCTGGCCCTGGAAAAAGACGTCGCCCTGTACCGCGACAGCAGCAACATCGCCTTTACCCCGATGCTTGAAGGCAAGGCGCTGGACGAAGCCGAATTCGCCCAGTTGCCGGAGGCAGAGCGCGAGCGTTTCCACGAGGACATTTCCGGCCTCGAAGAACGCCTGAACGAAGAGCTCGCCAGCCTGCCGCAATGGAAGCGCGAATCGAGCAACCAACTGCGTCAGCTCAACGAAGAAACCATCACTCTGGCCTTGCAGCCTCTGCTCGCACCGCTGTCGGAAAAGTACGCGGAAAACGCTGCCGTCTGCGGTTACCTGCAAGCGATGCAGGTCTATCTGCTGAAAACCGTGGTCGAGCAACTGGTCGATGACAGCAAGACCGACGCGGTCGCGCGCAAGCTGCTGGAAGAACAATACGCACCGAGCCTGGTGGTCGGCCATCCGGCCAGCGGCGGCGCACCGGTGGTGTTCGAGCCGCATCCGACCTACGAAAACCTGTTCGGCCGCATCGAGTACACCACCGATCAGGGCGCGCTCTACACCACCTATCGCCAGTTGCGTCCGGGTGCACTGCACCGCGCCAATGGTGGTTTCCTGATCCTTGAAGCGGAAAAAATGCTCGGTGAGCCGTTCGTGTGGGATGCGCTCAAGCGCGCCCTGCAATCGCGCAAGCTGAAGATGGAATCGCCGCTGGGCGAGATGGGCCGTTTCGCCACCGTGACGCTCAACCCGCAGCACATTCCGTTGCAGGTCAAAGTGATCATCATCGGTGCCCGTCAGCTGTATTACACGCTGCAGGACCTCGATCCGGACTTCCAGGAGATGTTCCGCGTTCTGGTGGACTTCGACGAAGACATTCCGATGGTCGACGAAAGCCTGGAGCAGTTCGCCCAGTTGCTGAAAACCCGCACTTCCGAAGAAGGCATGGCGCCGTTGACCGCCGATGCGGTGGCGCGTCTGGCGACTTACAGCGCGCGTCTGGCCGAACATCAGGGGCGTTTGTCGGCGCGGATCGGCGATCTGTTCCAGTTGGTCAGCGAGGCGGACTTCATCCGGCACCTGGCCAACGATGAAATGACCGACGCCGGCCACATCGAGCGTGCGCTCAAGGCCAAGGCCACCCGTACCGGTCGGGTGTCGGCGCGGATTCTCGACGACATGCTGGCGGGGATCATTCTGATCGATACCGACGGCGCGGCGGTCGGCAAGTGCAACGGTTTGACTGTGCTCGAAGTCGGCGACTCGGCGTTCGGGGTGCCGGCGCGGATTTCCGCCACGGTGTACCCGGGCGGCAGCGGCATCGTCGACATCGAGCGCGAGGTCAACCTCGGTCAGCCGATCCACTCCAAGGGCGTGATGATCCTCACCGGGTATCTGGGCAGCCGTTACGCCCAGGAATTCCCGCTGGCGATTTCCGCGAGCATCGCGCTGGAGCAATCCTACGGCTACGTCGATGGCGACAGTGCGTCGCTGGGCGAGGCGTGCACGCTGATTTCGGCGTTGTCGAAAACCCCGCTCAAGCAGTGCTTCGCGATCACAGGTTCCATCAACCAGTTCGGTGAAGTGCAGGCGGTGGGCGGGGTCAACGAGAAGATCGAAGGCTTCTTCCGTCTCTGCGAAGCACGCGGGCTGACGGGCGAGCAGGGCGCGATCATTCCGCAGGCCAACGTCGCCACGCTGATGCTTGATGAAAAAGTATTGGCGGCGGTGCGTGCCGGGCAGTTCCACGTTTACGCGGTGCGCCAGGCTGACGAAGCGTTGAGCCTGCTGGTGGGCGAGCCGGCCGGTGAGCCGAACGAAGAGGGCGAATTCCCGGAAGGCAGCGTCAACGCGCGGGTGGTGGAGCGTCTGCGAGTGATTGCCGAGATGATCAGCGAAGAGGATCTGAAAGAGGCCGAGAAGGAACTGGCGCAGGAGGCGCTGGCGGAGGCCAAGCCGGCCTGA
- a CDS encoding DUF3015 domain-containing protein, which translates to MKRILLGTLFTAVSINAMAQAPGGPDCGWGNMLFEGQRGTPAHFLASTTNGTSGNATFGMTSGTNGCSTNASLTYGGKSWFAMNGMMNELSEDMAKGNGEALTTYAVVLGVAPEDRAHFAAVTHEHFQQIFSKADVTAEDVHTNTLAVLKADPRLAKYATQA; encoded by the coding sequence ATGAAACGGATTCTTCTCGGTACTCTCTTCACCGCTGTATCCATCAACGCAATGGCGCAAGCTCCAGGCGGCCCGGATTGCGGTTGGGGCAACATGCTGTTCGAAGGTCAGCGTGGCACCCCGGCTCACTTCCTGGCATCCACCACCAACGGCACCTCCGGCAACGCCACATTCGGCATGACGTCCGGCACCAACGGTTGCTCCACCAACGCATCGCTGACCTACGGCGGCAAATCCTGGTTTGCCATGAATGGCATGATGAACGAGCTGTCCGAAGACATGGCAAAAGGCAACGGCGAAGCGCTGACGACCTATGCCGTGGTACTGGGCGTGGCGCCGGAAGACCGTGCGCACTTCGCCGCCGTCACTCACGAGCACTTCCAGCAGATCTTCAGCAAGGCTGACGTGACCGCCGAAGACGTGCATACCAACACCCTGGCCGTTCTGAAGGCAGACCCACGTCTGGCCAAGTACGCGACTCAGGCTTAA
- the rplU gene encoding 50S ribosomal protein L21 — MSYAVIVTGGKQYKVAPGEYLKIEKLEVATGESVTFDRVLLVANGDDVNIGAPVVAGATVVAEVISQGRHDKVRIIKFRRRKHHMKRMGHRQWYTEIKITGIQA, encoded by the coding sequence ATGTCTTATGCAGTAATCGTTACTGGTGGCAAGCAGTACAAAGTTGCACCAGGTGAATACCTGAAGATCGAAAAACTGGAAGTCGCTACTGGCGAATCCGTAACTTTTGATCGCGTTCTGTTGGTTGCCAATGGCGACGACGTGAATATCGGCGCTCCAGTTGTTGCTGGCGCTACCGTTGTGGCTGAAGTGATCTCCCAAGGTCGTCACGATAAAGTTCGCATCATCAAGTTCCGTCGTCGTAAGCACCACATGAAGCGTATGGGCCACCGCCAGTGGTACACCGAGATCAAAATCACCGGTATTCAGGCTTAA